From the genome of Streptomyces sp. NBC_01317, one region includes:
- a CDS encoding alkaline phosphatase D family protein — protein MSYHPNSPQSAASPGRRGVLRGTLAASAALALPTAGLVAGAAPAQARSGRPRAAWGVQMGDVTSSSGLAWVRSDRPARMIVETSATESFRRARTWHGPLLGPGSDFTGTVPLRGLPAGEQVHYRVTLADPDDYRRTGEPVYGTFRTAPARRRQGVRFLWSGDIAGQGWGINPDIGGYRAYDEMRRLDPDFFLCSGDTIYADGPLEPQVTLPDGRIWRNVTTEEKSKVAQSLDEYRGNFRYNLLDANVRRFNSQVPTIVQWDDHEVRNNWYPGQILDDVRYTEKNVDLLAARSARAFREYFPVSTLHERGADRRVHRVISHGPLLDVFVLDMRSFRNANSPDRQADDTTGILGAEQLEWLKRELSRSRAEWKVIAADMPLGLVVPDGATNFEAVAQGDPGAPLGRELQIAELLRYIKHRRITGTLWLTADVHYTSAQHYAPERAAFKDFAPFWEFVSGPLAAGGFQANALDGTFGPDRVFVRAPDRANVSPMESPQYFGEVDIDGGSGELTVRLRAEGGTVLFSKVLRPGKVGQER, from the coding sequence ATGTCGTACCACCCGAACTCCCCCCAGTCCGCGGCCTCGCCCGGCCGCCGCGGCGTGCTGCGCGGCACGCTCGCCGCGTCGGCGGCGCTGGCCCTGCCCACCGCCGGCCTGGTGGCGGGCGCGGCGCCCGCGCAGGCGCGGTCCGGGCGGCCCCGCGCCGCCTGGGGCGTACAGATGGGCGATGTCACGTCGTCGTCCGGACTGGCGTGGGTCCGGTCCGACCGGCCGGCCCGGATGATCGTGGAGACCTCCGCCACCGAGTCGTTCCGGCGCGCCCGCACCTGGCACGGCCCGCTGCTCGGCCCGGGCTCCGACTTCACCGGTACGGTCCCCCTGCGCGGCCTCCCGGCCGGTGAGCAGGTGCACTACCGGGTGACCCTCGCCGACCCGGACGACTACCGCCGTACCGGCGAACCCGTGTACGGCACGTTCCGTACCGCGCCCGCGAGACGCCGGCAGGGTGTGCGCTTCCTGTGGTCGGGCGACATCGCCGGGCAGGGCTGGGGCATCAACCCGGACATCGGCGGCTACCGCGCGTACGACGAGATGCGGCGGCTGGACCCCGACTTCTTCCTGTGCAGCGGCGACACCATCTACGCCGACGGCCCGCTCGAACCGCAGGTGACGCTGCCGGACGGCCGGATCTGGCGGAACGTCACCACCGAGGAGAAGTCGAAGGTCGCGCAGTCGCTCGACGAGTACCGGGGCAACTTCCGCTACAACCTGCTGGACGCCAACGTGCGGCGCTTCAACTCCCAGGTGCCGACGATCGTCCAGTGGGACGACCACGAGGTGCGCAACAACTGGTACCCCGGTCAGATCCTGGACGACGTCCGCTACACGGAGAAGAACGTCGATCTGCTGGCGGCCCGTTCGGCGCGCGCGTTCCGTGAGTACTTCCCGGTGTCGACCCTCCACGAACGCGGGGCCGACCGCCGGGTGCACCGGGTGATCAGCCACGGTCCGCTGCTGGACGTGTTCGTCCTGGACATGCGTTCGTTCCGCAACGCCAACTCTCCCGACCGGCAGGCCGACGACACCACCGGCATCCTCGGCGCGGAGCAGTTGGAGTGGCTCAAGCGGGAGTTGTCGCGTTCGCGTGCGGAGTGGAAGGTGATCGCCGCCGACATGCCGCTCGGACTGGTCGTCCCGGACGGCGCCACCAACTTCGAGGCCGTCGCCCAGGGCGACCCGGGCGCTCCGCTCGGCCGTGAACTCCAGATCGCCGAGCTGCTGCGGTACATCAAGCACCGGCGGATCACGGGCACGCTGTGGCTCACGGCGGACGTCCACTACACCTCGGCGCAGCACTACGCGCCGGAGCGCGCGGCGTTCAAGGACTTCGCGCCGTTCTGGGAGTTCGTCTCGGGGCCGCTGGCGGCAGGCGGATTCCAGGCCAACGCGCTGGACGGTACGTTCGGGCCCGACCGGGTCTTCGTGCGCGCGCCCGACCGGGCGAACGTGTCGCCGATGGAGTCCCCGCAGTACTTCGGCGAGGTCGACATCGACGGTGGGAGCGGCGAGCTGACGGTCCGTCTGCGGGCGGAGGGCGGCACGGTCCTGTTCAGCAAGGTGCTCCGGCCGGGGAAGGTCGGGCAGGAGCGGTAG
- a CDS encoding nitroreductase family deazaflavin-dependent oxidoreductase — protein MAADDETVISPTGWVAKQAAEYEESGGTRGTTLQGAPCLLLDYRGRRSGQWRRTVLIYGQDGDDYLLVASKGGADEHPLWYLNLQAQPAVRLRVGAERFHAYAETLTPEEKARVWPGLVEVFPPYEGYQKNTERDIPVIRLRRTEG, from the coding sequence ATGGCGGCGGACGACGAGACAGTGATCAGTCCCACGGGCTGGGTGGCGAAGCAGGCCGCGGAGTACGAGGAGTCCGGAGGGACCCGGGGCACCACCTTGCAGGGCGCGCCGTGCCTCCTGCTCGACTACCGGGGCCGCCGCAGCGGACAGTGGCGCCGGACCGTGCTCATCTACGGACAGGACGGCGACGACTACTTGCTCGTGGCGTCCAAGGGCGGGGCCGACGAGCACCCGCTCTGGTACCTGAACCTGCAAGCGCAGCCCGCGGTACGCCTCCGGGTCGGCGCCGAGCGCTTCCACGCGTACGCGGAGACGCTGACACCGGAGGAGAAGGCCCGGGTGTGGCCCGGCCTGGTGGAGGTCTTCCCGCCCTACGAGGGCTACCAGAAGAATACAGAACGGGACATACCGGTGATCCGGCTGCGCCGAACGGAAGGCTGA
- a CDS encoding DeoR/GlpR family DNA-binding transcription regulator — translation MTSVERLRKITDAVRETGRSSVAELAGLTGASEMTIRRDLEVLAEQGVLERYRGGARSLLLRGEEPPFVLRAQDGQEAKARIAAEVAGLIADGESVVVDSGTTCLEVARALHGRRLTVMPLSLHAANALADAPRLTLLLPGGRPRPGELALTGPLTLASLATLRFDTAVLGCCGLTAADGLTAYDLDDAAVKRAAIASSRRVVAVAEAAKFSRTALAFVTPAAALHVVVTDRAAPEDETEALAEAGVTVRRV, via the coding sequence GTGACGAGTGTGGAGCGACTCAGGAAGATCACCGACGCCGTACGGGAGACCGGCCGGTCGAGCGTCGCCGAGCTGGCAGGGCTCACCGGCGCCTCGGAGATGACCATCCGCCGCGACCTGGAGGTCCTGGCGGAGCAAGGTGTCCTGGAGCGCTACCGGGGCGGCGCCAGGAGCCTGCTGCTGCGCGGGGAGGAGCCGCCGTTCGTGCTGCGGGCGCAGGACGGCCAGGAGGCCAAGGCGCGCATCGCCGCCGAGGTCGCCGGGCTGATCGCGGACGGTGAGTCGGTCGTCGTCGACAGCGGCACCACCTGCCTGGAAGTGGCCCGCGCCCTGCACGGCCGCCGCCTGACCGTCATGCCGCTGTCCCTGCACGCGGCCAACGCGCTCGCGGACGCGCCCCGGCTGACCCTGTTGCTGCCCGGCGGCCGGCCGCGCCCCGGCGAACTGGCGCTGACCGGCCCGCTGACCCTGGCGTCCCTGGCCACCCTGCGCTTCGACACCGCCGTCCTCGGCTGCTGCGGTCTCACCGCCGCCGACGGGCTGACCGCGTACGACCTGGACGACGCGGCGGTCAAGCGCGCGGCGATCGCCTCGTCCCGCCGGGTGGTCGCGGTCGCCGAGGCGGCCAAGTTCTCCCGTACCGCGCTCGCCTTCGTCACCCCGGCCGCCGCGCTGCACGTGGTCGTGACCGACCGGGCCGCGCCCGAGGACGAGACCGAGGCGCTGGCCGAGGCGGGAGTCACCGTACGGAGGGTGTGA
- a CDS encoding ROK family transcriptional regulator, translating to MGRLTGGDPSLLRRINSAVVLHSLRGAGSLTLTDLTRITGLSRPTVEGVVEGLMEAGLVVESAPEEGETRKQGRPARKFRFRAEAGHLLGIEIGPHRVAAILSGLDGRIIGAGSREVSETADADERLERVRLVVADVLRRAGVARNSLRAVGVGSPGIVEADGTVRLGTALPGWTGLALGERLGRSFRCPVLVENDANAAAVAEQWKGAATDSDDIVFVLAGLSPGAGSLIGGRLHRGFGGAAGEIGALHLLGRDVTPEKLLSTTDEPLHPLDEHAVAKVFALAKDGDVGAQEAVERFTRRLVHDVAALVLALDPELVVIGGWAAGLDGVLDPLRDELSRFCLRPPRVALSLLGEAAVATGALRLALDHVEEQLFAVEGTVTARR from the coding sequence GTGGGGCGGCTGACCGGCGGAGACCCTTCGCTTCTGCGGCGGATCAACTCCGCGGTGGTACTGCATTCCCTGCGGGGCGCCGGATCCCTCACCCTCACCGACCTGACCCGGATCACCGGTCTGTCGCGGCCGACGGTCGAGGGCGTCGTGGAGGGCCTCATGGAGGCCGGTCTGGTGGTCGAGTCGGCGCCCGAGGAGGGCGAGACCCGCAAGCAGGGCCGCCCCGCCCGCAAGTTCCGGTTCCGCGCGGAGGCCGGGCATCTGCTGGGCATCGAGATCGGGCCGCACCGCGTGGCCGCGATCCTGTCGGGACTGGACGGCCGGATCATCGGGGCCGGGTCGCGGGAGGTCTCGGAGACCGCCGACGCCGACGAACGCCTGGAGCGCGTGCGGCTGGTGGTGGCGGACGTGCTGCGGCGCGCGGGGGTGGCGCGCAACTCGCTGCGGGCGGTGGGCGTCGGCAGTCCCGGCATCGTGGAGGCCGACGGGACCGTACGGCTCGGCACGGCGCTGCCCGGATGGACGGGACTGGCCCTCGGCGAGCGGCTGGGCCGCTCGTTCCGCTGTCCGGTGCTGGTGGAGAACGACGCCAACGCGGCCGCCGTCGCCGAGCAGTGGAAGGGCGCGGCGACCGACTCCGACGACATCGTCTTCGTACTGGCCGGGCTGAGTCCCGGGGCGGGTTCGCTGATCGGCGGGCGGCTGCACCGCGGGTTCGGCGGGGCGGCCGGGGAGATCGGCGCGCTGCACCTGCTGGGCCGTGACGTGACGCCGGAGAAGCTCCTGTCCACGACGGACGAGCCGCTGCACCCGCTGGACGAGCACGCGGTGGCCAAGGTGTTCGCCCTCGCCAAGGACGGCGATGTGGGCGCGCAGGAGGCCGTGGAGCGCTTCACCCGGCGTCTGGTGCACGACGTGGCGGCGCTGGTGCTGGCGCTCGATCCCGAGCTGGTGGTGATCGGCGGGTGGGCGGCCGGTCTCGACGGCGTCCTGGACCCGCTGCGGGACGAGCTGTCGCGCTTCTGTCTGCGGCCCCCGCGTGTGGCGCTCTCCCTGCTCGGCGAGGCGGCGGTCGCCACGGGGGCGCTGCGGCTGGCGCTCGACCATGTGGAGGAGCAACTGTTCGCGGTGGAGGGAACGGTGACGGCCCGCCGCTGA
- the sigJ gene encoding RNA polymerase sigma factor SigJ has product MTSTDQFEAHRSLLTGVAYRMLGRVADAEDVVQDAWLRWTAEDRAEVREPRAYLVRITTRLAIDRLRQAHVRREAYVGPWLPEPVTTDLGSAVPDSAERAMLAESVSFAVLVVLESLSPLERAVFVLREAFGFPYAEIAAVLDRGEAAVRQLAGRARRHVDERRPRFDVDQAERRALTEQFLAAAGGGDLDALLTLLAPDVRLVGDSGGKAKAPLRIVEGADKVGRFLSAVSGDAGLYEFRVTEVNGAPAVLAHTGGKLDLVLQLEVADGVITCVYIVRNPDKLSGVIAE; this is encoded by the coding sequence ATGACGAGCACCGACCAATTCGAAGCGCACCGCTCCCTGTTGACGGGGGTGGCCTACCGCATGCTGGGCCGGGTCGCCGACGCCGAGGACGTCGTGCAGGACGCCTGGCTGCGCTGGACCGCCGAGGACCGCGCCGAGGTCCGTGAGCCGCGCGCCTATCTCGTACGGATCACCACCCGCCTCGCGATCGACCGGCTGCGACAGGCGCACGTACGCCGGGAGGCCTATGTGGGCCCCTGGTTGCCGGAGCCGGTCACCACCGATCTCGGATCGGCCGTCCCCGATTCCGCCGAGCGCGCGATGCTGGCCGAATCGGTGTCGTTCGCGGTGCTGGTCGTCCTCGAATCCCTCTCGCCGCTGGAACGCGCGGTGTTCGTCCTGAGGGAGGCCTTCGGTTTCCCGTACGCGGAGATCGCCGCCGTGCTCGACCGGGGCGAGGCGGCGGTCCGCCAGCTCGCGGGGCGCGCGCGGCGCCATGTGGACGAGCGCAGGCCCCGGTTCGACGTCGACCAGGCCGAACGCCGGGCCCTCACCGAACAGTTCCTCGCGGCGGCCGGCGGCGGCGATCTGGACGCCCTGCTCACGCTGCTCGCCCCGGACGTCAGGCTGGTCGGCGACAGCGGCGGGAAGGCGAAGGCGCCGCTGCGGATCGTGGAGGGCGCCGACAAGGTTGGCCGATTCCTGTCCGCCGTCTCGGGGGACGCCGGGCTGTACGAATTCCGGGTCACGGAGGTCAACGGAGCGCCCGCCGTGCTGGCCCACACCGGCGGAAAGCTGGATCTCGTCCTTCAGTTGGAGGTCGCCGACGGCGTGATCACGTGCGTCTACATCGTGCGGAACCCCGACAAACTCTCCGGAGTGATCGCGGAATAA
- a CDS encoding GntR family transcriptional regulator — MGTTQLETVPEPKYWHLKTVLGEALDSDFAVGEILPNERDLAARFGVARATLRQALEQLELEGRLQRRRGVGTTVAPPRVGVDVSTAQHEWPGATKDAWQLMDCAVAAAPGPVARLLESSTDDEVHVVRRVRVTHGQSVAAELLYVPASSVPELSAIAGASGPVRARAVLRELQRLALDSQDRAVELGSARADDAKELDRLPGAPVLVVTTRYIVEGRPAAVSVATYRADTCRLTFGDSGDLEISEHPEERRAS; from the coding sequence GTGGGGACCACGCAGCTGGAAACAGTGCCGGAGCCTAAGTACTGGCACCTGAAGACTGTGCTCGGCGAAGCGCTCGACTCGGACTTCGCGGTGGGGGAGATCCTGCCCAACGAGCGAGATCTGGCCGCTCGGTTCGGGGTCGCGCGCGCGACGCTGAGGCAGGCGCTCGAACAGCTGGAGCTGGAAGGCAGGCTCCAGCGCCGCCGGGGGGTCGGGACGACCGTCGCACCTCCGAGGGTGGGCGTGGACGTCTCCACGGCCCAGCACGAATGGCCGGGCGCCACGAAGGACGCCTGGCAGCTCATGGACTGCGCGGTCGCCGCCGCGCCGGGTCCTGTGGCCCGGCTGCTGGAGAGTTCCACGGACGACGAGGTGCACGTCGTCCGGCGCGTCCGGGTGACGCACGGTCAGTCCGTCGCCGCCGAACTGCTCTACGTACCGGCCTCGTCGGTGCCCGAACTGTCGGCCATCGCCGGCGCTTCGGGACCCGTCCGCGCCCGGGCCGTGCTGCGGGAGCTCCAGCGCCTGGCGCTCGACTCCCAGGACCGCGCGGTGGAGTTGGGCTCGGCGCGTGCCGACGACGCCAAGGAGCTGGACCGGCTGCCCGGCGCGCCCGTGCTGGTCGTTACGACGCGTTACATCGTGGAGGGCCGTCCGGCGGCCGTCTCGGTGGCCACGTACCGCGCGGACACCTGCCGGCTGACCTTCGGGGACTCCGGCGACCTGGAGATCAGCGAACACCCGGAGGAGCGCCGCGCGTCCTGA
- a CDS encoding MFS transporter, with protein sequence MERSLRAGRLATFAYFVLAGFIMGMWIVHIPVIEHRTGISHAVLGWLLLLLGAGAFGGMQLAGPLTDRFGARTVVPASAALCAASLVLPGLAVDVWTLGGALLLLGVGNGCLDVSMNAHAVQVERGYGRPIMSAFHAWFSIGGVLAALIGAFTLGRGWSAGATLAGTALFCLAAAGVAAGALLRPDPPAAVDASAAEASTGPARKARRATPSRIWILAVLAFMLMLCEGVANDWSVLHVKDVLGAPASTAALAYGAFATAMTAGRLLTDRVAARVGAVAVLRYGSAVGAAGLTLAAFAPDVPLALLGWTVVGAGLSGCVPQLFSAAGHADPDAAGANVSRVAGLGYLGMLAGPAVIGPLTHAIPLNLTFLLPAAFCVVAGFTARILKPEPSPEPRLAADSREKKTPTSRPTAG encoded by the coding sequence ATGGAGAGATCACTGCGGGCCGGCCGGCTGGCCACTTTTGCGTACTTCGTCCTCGCCGGCTTCATCATGGGCATGTGGATCGTCCACATCCCGGTGATCGAGCACCGCACCGGCATCAGCCACGCCGTGCTCGGCTGGCTCCTCCTGCTGCTGGGCGCGGGCGCCTTCGGGGGCATGCAGCTCGCCGGCCCGCTCACCGACCGCTTCGGGGCCCGTACGGTCGTCCCGGCCAGTGCGGCGCTGTGCGCGGCCTCGCTGGTCCTGCCGGGCCTGGCCGTCGATGTCTGGACACTGGGCGGGGCGCTCCTGCTGCTCGGCGTCGGCAACGGGTGCCTGGACGTGAGCATGAACGCCCACGCCGTACAGGTCGAGCGCGGCTACGGGCGGCCCATCATGTCCGCCTTCCACGCCTGGTTCTCCATCGGTGGCGTACTCGCCGCGCTCATCGGCGCGTTCACCCTCGGCCGGGGGTGGAGCGCGGGCGCCACGCTGGCGGGAACGGCGCTGTTCTGCCTCGCGGCCGCGGGGGTGGCCGCCGGGGCGCTGCTGCGCCCGGACCCGCCGGCCGCTGTTGACGCATCCGCCGCCGAGGCCTCGACCGGCCCCGCCCGCAAGGCCCGGCGGGCGACGCCCTCGCGCATCTGGATCCTGGCGGTGCTCGCCTTCATGCTGATGCTCTGCGAGGGCGTGGCCAACGACTGGAGCGTGCTCCATGTGAAGGACGTCCTCGGAGCGCCCGCCTCCACCGCCGCACTCGCGTACGGCGCGTTCGCCACGGCCATGACCGCGGGCCGCCTGCTCACCGACCGGGTGGCGGCACGGGTGGGCGCGGTCGCCGTCCTGCGGTACGGGTCGGCGGTCGGCGCGGCCGGTCTGACCCTGGCCGCGTTCGCGCCCGACGTCCCCCTGGCGCTGCTCGGTTGGACCGTCGTCGGCGCCGGTCTGTCCGGCTGCGTCCCGCAGCTCTTCAGCGCGGCGGGGCACGCCGATCCGGACGCGGCCGGGGCCAACGTCTCGCGCGTGGCGGGCCTCGGCTACCTGGGGATGCTCGCCGGTCCCGCCGTGATCGGCCCGCTGACCCACGCGATCCCGCTGAACCTCACCTTCCTCCTCCCCGCGGCCTTCTGCGTGGTCGCCGGCTTCACCGCCCGGATCCTGAAGCCGGAGCCTTCACCCGAGCCCCGACTCGCGGCGGACAGCCGGGAGAAGAAGACCCCCACCTCCCGGCCCACGGCCGGCTGA
- a CDS encoding response regulator transcription factor, whose product MPITVLLVDDEPLVRAGLRAVLEAQPDITVVGEAADGAAVVPLVRRLRPDVVAMDVRMPLLDGIEATRAVLRTVRNPPKIVVVTTFEQDEYVYQALRAGADGFLLKRARPAEIVHAVRLIAEGDSLLFPASVRALAAEYGTAAARGSLESARLTDREAEVLRQMARGLTNAEIAAGLVVGTETVKSHVSAVLAKLGARDRTQAVIAAYESGFVAPG is encoded by the coding sequence ATGCCCATCACTGTGCTGTTGGTCGACGACGAGCCGCTGGTACGCGCGGGCCTGCGCGCCGTCCTGGAGGCGCAGCCCGACATCACCGTGGTGGGGGAGGCGGCCGACGGCGCCGCCGTCGTCCCGCTGGTGCGCCGACTGCGGCCCGATGTGGTCGCGATGGACGTACGGATGCCGCTGCTCGACGGGATCGAGGCCACGCGGGCGGTGCTGCGTACCGTGCGGAACCCGCCCAAGATCGTCGTCGTCACGACCTTCGAGCAGGACGAGTACGTGTACCAGGCGCTCCGGGCGGGCGCCGACGGCTTCCTCCTCAAGCGGGCCCGTCCGGCGGAGATCGTGCACGCCGTGCGCCTGATCGCCGAGGGCGACTCACTGCTCTTCCCGGCCTCCGTACGGGCGCTCGCGGCCGAGTACGGCACCGCGGCCGCGCGCGGCAGCCTGGAGAGCGCGCGGCTCACCGACCGGGAGGCGGAGGTGCTGCGGCAGATGGCGCGGGGGCTGACGAACGCGGAGATCGCCGCGGGGCTGGTGGTGGGGACGGAGACGGTGAAGTCCCATGTGAGCGCGGTGCTGGCGAAGCTGGGGGCGCGGGACAGGACGCAGGCGGTGATCGCGGCGTACGAGTCGGGGTTTGTCGCGCCGGGCTGA